Proteins encoded by one window of Arachis hypogaea cultivar Tifrunner chromosome 1, arahy.Tifrunner.gnm2.J5K5, whole genome shotgun sequence:
- the LOC114927769 gene encoding uncharacterized protein, whose translation MAVGDFNEIVAPDESTSAYFSSHRASLLAATLDDCELFDLKVTGRRYTWYRAVQAGRNLAKKLDRALVKEAWMTMFPEDYSEILSRLHSDHCPILVRCHGGPRVKGSCPFMFQAAWATHLSYKHVISKAWNQEFGGITERFKMVQQASLDFNSKIFRNIFVRKSKLEYQIDQIQRRLEVTDVLSLRIKEAELREDYNRLLLQEKLFWYQKSRKNHNRVHGLYVRDGSWSTDPDILQEEVLSFYKNLFGTTEEVEVNCLGDVPMPTLSIEACARLIDHVSFAEVKSAVFSMSPFKAPGPDGFQAYFSKEY comes from the exons ATGGccgttggtgattttaatgagattgtgGCGCCAGACGAAAGTACAAgtgcttatttttcttctcacagAGCTAGTCTATTAGCTGCTACTCTAGATGACTGTGAGCTCTTTGATCTTAAAGTGACTGGTAGGAGGTATACTTGGTATAGAGCAGTTCAGGCTGGCAGGAACTTGGCTAAAAAGTTAGATAGAGCTCTAGTTAAAGAGGCATGGATGACAATGTTTCCTGAGGATTATTCTGAAATTCTTAGCAGGCTTCattctgatcattgtcctatttTAGTTCGTTGTCATGGTGGCCCCAGAGTGAAAGGTTCTTGTCCTTTTATGTTCCAAGCTGCGTGGGCAACACATCTTTCTTATAAACATGTTATTAGTAAGGCTTGGAATCAAGAGTTTGGAGGCATTACTGAAAGGTTTAAGATGGTTCAACAGGCTTCTTTGGACTTCAACtcaaagatttttagaaatatttttgtacGAAAAAGTAAGCTGGAATATCAGATTGATCAGATTCAACGGCGTTTGGAGGTTACCGATGTGTTATCTCTGAGAATTAAAGAAGCTGAACTGAGGGAAGATTACAATAGGCTTTTATTGCAAGAGAAACTTTTTTGGTACCAGAAATCTAGGAA AAATCATAATAGAGTACATGGATTATATGTTAGAGATGGGTCTTGGTCTACTGATCCAGATATTCTCCAGGAAGAAGTCCTCTCTTTTTACAAGAATCTCTTTGGTACAACGGAAGAGGTTGAGGTTAATTGTTTAGGGGATGTTCCGATGCCCACTCTAAGCATCGAGGCTTGTGCTAGGTTAATTGACCATGTCTCTTTTGCGGAAGTCAAGTCAGCAGTATTCAGTATGAGCCCTTTTAAGGCTCCTGGTCCAGATGGCTTTCAAGCTTATTTTTCTAAAGAATACTAG
- the LOC112801163 gene encoding pentatricopeptide repeat-containing protein At5g46580, chloroplastic — translation MAAPLSSITDILFTDTKRTRFTTNTNTNTATTNSNPNPLKPKTLRKKFPIYCTTSKSTPEAASTTTKKNPSLSEQLTPLANKTLSTSIGIQPNVLSKPKSTWVNPTKPKRSVLSHQRQKRAPYSYTPQLRDFQLFAQKINECGNSDDEFSDMVKEIPHTLTRENALLVLNSLKPWPKTHMFLHWMRTQNLIPMETIFYNVTMKSLRFGRQFQLIEELAHQMFDDGIELDNITYSTIISCAKKCNLFDKAVYWFERMYKTGLMPDEVTYSAILDVYAKLGKVQEVINLYERGRATGWKPDPITFSVLGKMFGEAGDYDGIRYVLQEMKSIGVQPNLVVYNTLLEAMGKAGKPGFARSLFEEMIESGVEPNEKTLTAVIKIYGKARWSRDALELWERMKENGWPMDFILYNTLLNMCADVGLVEEAETLFKDMKQSEHTKPDSYSYTAMLNIYGSEGDVDSAMELFEEMSRLGIQLNVMGCTCLIQCLGKAMEFDDLVRVFDVAIERGVKPDDRLCGSLLSVLSLSQGSKDDEEKVLSCLRKANPKLVAFIQLIVDEETRFEAVKEEFKVIMSNASVEVRRPFCNCLIDICRNKDLQERAHELLYLGTLFGLYPGLHNKTNSEWCLDVRSLSVGAALTALEEWMWTLTKIVQREEALPEFFLAQTGTGVHKFAQGLNISFASHLKKLAAPFNPSEEKAGCFVATREDLIYWVRSKFSSAAVAT, via the coding sequence ATGGCTGCGCCACTCTCTTCAATCACTGATATCCTCTTCACGGACACCAAGAGAACAAGATTCACCACCAACACAAATACCAACACCGCCACCACCAACTCTAACCCTAACCCTCTGAAGCCAAAAACACTTAGAAAAAAATTCCCCATTTACTGCACCACTTCAAAATCCACCCCAGAAGCTGCTTCCACAACTACCAAGAAGAACCCTTCTTTGTCTGAACAACTCACTCCTCTCGCCAACAAAACCTTATCAACCTCCATTGGAATCCAACCCAATGTTCTTTCGAAGCCAAAGTCAACGTGGGTCAACCCCACAAAACCCAAACGCTCGGTGCTCTCGCACCAGAGGCAGAAGCGCGCCCCTTACTCCTACACTCCTCAGCTCAGAGATTTTCAACTCTTTGCGCAAAAGATCAATGAATGTGGCAATTCTGATGATGagttctctgatatggtgaaggAAATCCCGCACACACTTACTAGAGAAAACGCGCTTTTGGTGCTTAATAGCTTGAAGCCATGGCCGAAGACCCACATGTTCTTGCATTGGATGCGGACCCAGAATTTGATTCCCATGGAAACAATCTTCTACAATGTCACAATGAAGTCTTTGAGGTTTGGGAGACAGTTTCAGCTGATTGAAGAACTTGCACACCAGATGTTTGATGATGGTATTGAGTTAGATAACATTACTTACTCTACAATCATTTCATGTGCAAAGAAGTGCAATCTTTTTGATAAGGCCGTGTACTGGTTTGAGAGAATGTACAAGACCGGTTTGATGCCGGATGAGGTAACTTACTCTGCTATATTGGATGTTTATGCTAAGTTAGGGAAGGTGCAAGAGGTGATAAACTTGTATGAGAGAGGGAGAGCAACTGGGTGGAAGCCGGACCCAATAACATTCTCTGTGTTGGGGAAGATGTTTGGTGAGGCCGGGGACTATGATGGCATTAGGTATGTTTTGCAAGAGATGAAGTCTATTGGGGTTCAGCCAAATCTGGTTGTGTACAACACCTTGTTGGAGGCAATGGGGAAGGCCGGGAAGCCGGGTTTTGCTAGGAGCCTTTTTGAGGAAATGATTGAGTCGGGGGTAGAACCGAACGAGAAGACGCTAACTGCTGTTATTAAGATATATGGTAAGGCTAGGTGGTCTAGAGATGCTTTGGAGTTGTGGGAGAGGATGAAGGAAAATGGCTGGCCTATGGATTTCATTCTGTATAATACGCTGTTGAACATGTGCGCGGATGTTGGGTTGGTGGAGGAGGCCGAGACTCTCTTCAAGGACATGAAACAGTCCGAGCATACTAAACCTGATAGCTATAGTTACACAGCAATGCTCAACATATATGGGAGTGAGGGAGATGTCGATAGCGCAATGGAGTTGTTTGAAGAGATGTCAAGGTTGGGGATCCAACTCAACGTGATGGGGTGTACCTGCTTGATTCAGTGCTTAGGGAAGGCTATGGAGTTTGATGATCTGGTCAGAGTTTTTGATGTTGCTATTGAGAGGGGAGTTAAGCCTGATGATAGGCTATGCGGTTCCTTGCTATCTGTTTTGTCTCTGTCTCAGGGTAGCAAGGACGACGAGGAAAAGGTCCTTTCTTGTTTGCGTAAAGCTAACCCGAAATTGGTTGCCTTTATTCAGTTGATTGTAGATGAAGAAACTAGATTCGAGGCTGTCAAGGAAGAGTTCAAGGTGATAATGAGCAATGCTTCGGTTGAAGTTCGAAGACCCTTCTGTAACTGCTTGATTGACATATGTAGAAACAAAGATCTACAAGAGAGAGCACATGAGCTACTCTACCTGGGAACCTTGTTTGGATTATACCCTGGTTTACACAACAAAACCAATAGCGAATGGTGTTTAGATGTTCGATCATTGTCGGTTGGCGCAGCTCTAACTGCACTCGAAGAGTGGATGTGGACACTCACCAAAATCGTTCAGCGGGAGGAGGCACTTCCAGAGTTTTTCCTAGCACAAACTGGTACCGGTGTTCATAAGTTCGCGCAAGGACTGAACATTTCTTTTGCATCTCATTTGAAGAAACTAGCTGCTCCATTTAATCCAAGTGAGGAAAAAGCTGGTTGTTTTGTTGCAACTAGAGAGGATTTGATCTATTGGGTTAGGTCAAAGTTTTCATCAGCAGCTGTTGCAACATAG
- the LOC112801172 gene encoding protein phosphatase 2C 29 isoform X1, which translates to MGSGVSTLCSCLEPAPNQPDLDNDVIFAATEPLDETLGHSFCYVRSSNRFLSPTHSDRFVSPSASLRFSPTHDPIHRTRPDPPETAFKAISGASVSANSSVPKTVIQLEEEAADCSGNRAAGLGGGTVVNGFESTSSFSALPLQPVPRSGEPSGTFERGGGFFLSGPIESGALSGPLNSGAATAAGVPFSAPLGGVYVRKKRKNGVSGFRKAFQRGVPEKKRPWVVPVLNFVGRKEVQACEGKPATVGADDVAREESNVQWALGKAGEDRVHVVVSEEQGWLFVGIYDGFNGPDAPEFLMGHLYRAVHNELQGLFWEAEEAEGRKDNIPAAEVAAEVKNSEGDAIEDSISHSATAAVKKVTFQVEGTESRRRRLWEFLAEDPEDGLDLSGSDRFAFSVDDALSVNNANAGSAVSRRWLLLSKLKHGLSKHKEGQGRRLLPWSFGAEGKDEKVETEAENPAEEKFSSGGGRSGGRRRKVGPVDHDLVLRALSRALEVTELAYLDMTDKLLDTNPELALMGSCLLVSLMRDEDVYVMNVGDSRAIVAHYEPKEGAAACTGSRFKSTESIVEESSAGESTGKLGNEDPAPEMRLAALQLSTDHSTCIKEEVNRIKNEHPDDAQCIVNDRVKGRLKVTRAFGAGFLKQPKLNDAVLEMFRNEYIGTAPYISCSPSLRHHRLCPRDQFLILSSDGLYQYLNNEEVVSQVESFMEKFPEGDPAQHLIEELLLRAAKKAGMGFHELLDIPHGDRRKYHDDVTVMVISLEGRIWKSSGRYL; encoded by the exons ATGGGAAGTGGAGTCTCTACCTTGTGTTCCTGCCTCGAACCGGCGCCGAACCAACCGGACCTCGACAACGACGTGATCTTCGCCGCCACCGAACCGCTTGACGAAACTCTCGGCCATTCCTTCTGCTATGTCAGATCCTCCAACCGATTCCTCTCGCCAACACACTCCGATCGCTTCGTTTCCCCCTCTGCCTCACTCCGTTTCTCTCCAACTCACGACCCGATCCACAGAACCCGGCCCGACCCACCCGAAACTGCTTTCAAGGCCATTTCGGGAGCCTCCGTTAGTGCCAACAGCTCCGTTCCCAAGACAGTTATTCAGTTAGAAGAAGAGGCCGCCGACTGTTCCGGTAACAGAGCAGCTGGATTAGGAGGAGGGACCGTTGTCAACGGTTTCGAGAGTACGTCGTCCTTTAGCGCGCTACCGCTCCAGCCGGTTCCTCGCAGTGGAGAGCCTTCTGGAACATTCGAGAGGGGAGGAGGGTTCTTCCTCTCGGGACCAATCGAGAGCGGTGCGCTCTCCGGGCCGCTTAATTCCGGCGCCGCCACCGCCGCCGGAGTCCCGTTCTCGGCCCCGCTGGGAGGGGTGTACGtgaggaaaaagaggaagaatGGCGTGTCCGGATTCAGGAAGGCGTTTCAGAGGGGTGTGCCAGAGAAGAAGCGGCCGTGGGTGGTGCCGGTGCTGAACTTCGTCGGGAGGAAGGAAGTTCAGGCTTGCGAGGGGAAGCCGGCGACGGTTGGGGCGGATGACGTGGCGAGAGAGGAGAGCAATGTGCAGTGGGCGCTGGGGAAGGCTGGCGAGGACAGGGTGCACGTGGTGGTGTCGGAGGAGCAAGGTTGGTTGTTCGTTGGGATTTACGACGGTTTCAACGGCCCCGACGCGCCGGAGTTCCTGATGGGACATCTCTACCGTGCCGTCCACAACGAACTTCAGGGTCTGTTCTGGGAAGCTGAAGAAGCAGAGGGCAGAAAGGACAATATTCCCGCTGCTGAAGTTGCTGCTGAGGTGAAAAACAGTGAGGGAGATGCCATTGAAGACTCGATCTCTCACTCGGCGACTGCGGCTGTTAAGAAGGTAACGTTTCAGGTGGAGGGAACGGAAAGCAGGAGGCGTAGGCTGTGGGAATTTCTTGCTGAGGACCCTGAAGACGGCCTTGACCTTTCTGGTTCCGATAGGTTTGCGTTTTCCGTGGATGATGCTCTCAGTGTTAACAATGCCAATGCTGGCTCCGCTGTTAGCAGAAGGTGGCTGCTGTTGTCGAAATTGAAGCATGGGTTGTCCAAGCATAAAGAGGGTCAAGGTAGGAGGCTGCTGCCGTGGAGCTTTGGTGCGGAAGGGAAGGATGAGAAGGTGGAAACAGAGGCAGAGAACCCAGCTGAGGAGAAGTTTTCTTCCGGTGGAGGCCGCAGTGGTGGGAGGAGGAGGAAGGTTGGCCCGGTGGACCATGATCTTGTTTTGAGGGCATTATCTCGTGCGCTCGAGGTGACCGAGCTGGCATATTTGGATATGACTGATAAGCTTCTGGATACGAATCCAGAACTTGCTTTGATGGGTTCGTGTTTGTTGGTTTCTCTGATGAGGGATGAGGATGTGTATGTGATGAACGTTGGGGATAGCCGCGCTATTGTTGCTCATTATGAGCCCAAAGAGGGCGCTGCTGCTTGTACAGGATCCAGATTCAAGAGCACGGAGAGTATTGTTGAGGAGTCCTCGGCAGGTGAAAGCACAGGCAAGTTGGGGAACGAGGATCCTGCTCCGGAAATGAGGTTGGCAGCATTGCAGCTGTCAACTGACCACAGCACCTGCATTAAAGAa GAAGTCAATAGAATTAAAAATGAGCACCCTGATGATGCGCAATGCATAGTCAATGATAGAGTAAAAGGTCGTCTCAAGGTCACCAGAGCATTTGGGGCAGGATTTTTGAAACAG CCAAAGCTGAATGATGCGGTGTTAGAAATGTTTCGGAACGAGTATATTGGCACTGCTCCATATATATCCTGCTCTCCTTCGCTACGTCACCATAGATTATGCCCTAGAGATCAGTTCTTGATTCTCTCATCTGATGGGTTATATCAATATCTAAACAATGAAGAAGTTGTTTCTCAAGTGGAGAGCTTCATGGAAAAGTTTCCAGAAGGAGATCCTGCTCAACATTTAATTGAAGAGCTGCTTCTCCGTGCAGCAAAGAAGGCTG GCATGGGTTTTCATGAGTTGCTTGATATCCCACATGGAGATAGGAGGAAATACCATGATGATGTCACTGTCATGGTGATATCACTTGAAGGAAGAATCTGGAAATCCTCTGGGAGGTATCTGTGA
- the LOC112801172 gene encoding protein phosphatase 2C 29 isoform X2 — translation MGSGVSTLCSCLEPAPNQPDLDNDVIFAATEPLDETLGHSFCYVRSSNRFLSPTHSDRFVSPSASLRFSPTHDPIHRTRPDPPETAFKAISGASVSANSSVPKTVIQLEEEAADCSGNRAAGLGGGTVVNGFESTSSFSALPLQPVPRSGEPSGTFERGGGFFLSGPIESGALSGPLNSGAATAAGVPFSAPLGGVYVRKKRKNGVSGFRKAFQRGVPEKKRPWVVPVLNFVGRKEVQACEGKPATVGADDVAREESNVQWALGKAGEDRVHVVVSEEQGWLFVGIYDGFNGPDAPEFLMGHLYRAVHNELQGLFWEAEEAEGRKDNIPAAEVAAEVKNSEGDAIEDSISHSATAAVKKVTFQVEGTESRRRRLWEFLAEDPEDGLDLSGSDRFAFSVDDALSVNNANAGSAVSRRWLLLSKLKHGLSKHKEGQGRRLLPWSFGAEGKDEKVETEAENPAEEKFSSGGGRSGGRRRKVGPVDHDLVLRALSRALEVTELAYLDMTDKLLDTNPELALMGSCLLVSLMRDEDVYVMNVGDSRAIVAHYEPKEGAAACTGSRFKSTESIVEESSAGESTGKLGNEDPAPEMRLAALQLSTDHSTCIKEEVNRIKNEHPDDAQCIVNDRVKGRLKVTRAFGAGFLKQPKLNDAVLEMFRNEYIGTAPYISCSPSLRHHRLCPRDQFLILSSDGLYQYLNNEEVVSQVESFMEKFPEGDPAQHLIEELLLRAAKKAERCFSLSQLPWECRHGFS, via the exons ATGGGAAGTGGAGTCTCTACCTTGTGTTCCTGCCTCGAACCGGCGCCGAACCAACCGGACCTCGACAACGACGTGATCTTCGCCGCCACCGAACCGCTTGACGAAACTCTCGGCCATTCCTTCTGCTATGTCAGATCCTCCAACCGATTCCTCTCGCCAACACACTCCGATCGCTTCGTTTCCCCCTCTGCCTCACTCCGTTTCTCTCCAACTCACGACCCGATCCACAGAACCCGGCCCGACCCACCCGAAACTGCTTTCAAGGCCATTTCGGGAGCCTCCGTTAGTGCCAACAGCTCCGTTCCCAAGACAGTTATTCAGTTAGAAGAAGAGGCCGCCGACTGTTCCGGTAACAGAGCAGCTGGATTAGGAGGAGGGACCGTTGTCAACGGTTTCGAGAGTACGTCGTCCTTTAGCGCGCTACCGCTCCAGCCGGTTCCTCGCAGTGGAGAGCCTTCTGGAACATTCGAGAGGGGAGGAGGGTTCTTCCTCTCGGGACCAATCGAGAGCGGTGCGCTCTCCGGGCCGCTTAATTCCGGCGCCGCCACCGCCGCCGGAGTCCCGTTCTCGGCCCCGCTGGGAGGGGTGTACGtgaggaaaaagaggaagaatGGCGTGTCCGGATTCAGGAAGGCGTTTCAGAGGGGTGTGCCAGAGAAGAAGCGGCCGTGGGTGGTGCCGGTGCTGAACTTCGTCGGGAGGAAGGAAGTTCAGGCTTGCGAGGGGAAGCCGGCGACGGTTGGGGCGGATGACGTGGCGAGAGAGGAGAGCAATGTGCAGTGGGCGCTGGGGAAGGCTGGCGAGGACAGGGTGCACGTGGTGGTGTCGGAGGAGCAAGGTTGGTTGTTCGTTGGGATTTACGACGGTTTCAACGGCCCCGACGCGCCGGAGTTCCTGATGGGACATCTCTACCGTGCCGTCCACAACGAACTTCAGGGTCTGTTCTGGGAAGCTGAAGAAGCAGAGGGCAGAAAGGACAATATTCCCGCTGCTGAAGTTGCTGCTGAGGTGAAAAACAGTGAGGGAGATGCCATTGAAGACTCGATCTCTCACTCGGCGACTGCGGCTGTTAAGAAGGTAACGTTTCAGGTGGAGGGAACGGAAAGCAGGAGGCGTAGGCTGTGGGAATTTCTTGCTGAGGACCCTGAAGACGGCCTTGACCTTTCTGGTTCCGATAGGTTTGCGTTTTCCGTGGATGATGCTCTCAGTGTTAACAATGCCAATGCTGGCTCCGCTGTTAGCAGAAGGTGGCTGCTGTTGTCGAAATTGAAGCATGGGTTGTCCAAGCATAAAGAGGGTCAAGGTAGGAGGCTGCTGCCGTGGAGCTTTGGTGCGGAAGGGAAGGATGAGAAGGTGGAAACAGAGGCAGAGAACCCAGCTGAGGAGAAGTTTTCTTCCGGTGGAGGCCGCAGTGGTGGGAGGAGGAGGAAGGTTGGCCCGGTGGACCATGATCTTGTTTTGAGGGCATTATCTCGTGCGCTCGAGGTGACCGAGCTGGCATATTTGGATATGACTGATAAGCTTCTGGATACGAATCCAGAACTTGCTTTGATGGGTTCGTGTTTGTTGGTTTCTCTGATGAGGGATGAGGATGTGTATGTGATGAACGTTGGGGATAGCCGCGCTATTGTTGCTCATTATGAGCCCAAAGAGGGCGCTGCTGCTTGTACAGGATCCAGATTCAAGAGCACGGAGAGTATTGTTGAGGAGTCCTCGGCAGGTGAAAGCACAGGCAAGTTGGGGAACGAGGATCCTGCTCCGGAAATGAGGTTGGCAGCATTGCAGCTGTCAACTGACCACAGCACCTGCATTAAAGAa GAAGTCAATAGAATTAAAAATGAGCACCCTGATGATGCGCAATGCATAGTCAATGATAGAGTAAAAGGTCGTCTCAAGGTCACCAGAGCATTTGGGGCAGGATTTTTGAAACAG CCAAAGCTGAATGATGCGGTGTTAGAAATGTTTCGGAACGAGTATATTGGCACTGCTCCATATATATCCTGCTCTCCTTCGCTACGTCACCATAGATTATGCCCTAGAGATCAGTTCTTGATTCTCTCATCTGATGGGTTATATCAATATCTAAACAATGAAGAAGTTGTTTCTCAAGTGGAGAGCTTCATGGAAAAGTTTCCAGAAGGAGATCCTGCTCAACATTTAATTGAAGAGCTGCTTCTCCGTGCAGCAAAGAAGGCTG AACGCTGTTTTTCCCTTTCTCAACTTCCCTGGGAATGCAG GCATGGGTTTTCATGA